A genome region from Calditrichota bacterium includes the following:
- a CDS encoding CHAT domain-containing protein: MISLRRDISAVGALLWLLAGPLSCGLAHAQAPLPHQVTTHPADDLSPSLSPDGKWVAFASTRSGNQDVWVRPVHGGKAYQITTHQADDYCPAWSRTGDRLAFVSKRSDAAGDIWMVELRRTGKAILARGEPVRLTDYLGEDAFPCFSPDGTEVAFCSDRTGRMEIWVLRLRSRSLRRVTSQGGTEPKWSPDGTWLVYTAFDTLRRKSVIAVTPAQLETQPELPREVPITDGSWLDCQPAWSPTGHEVVFCRFPYDTNHDGRITPDDNPVIVRAPVSLPSSPSQRPSAPTDLQLWLTSGADFAFAPNWASGESVCYASNRSGNLDIWAVPANGLISRQASAASQLSYAREAFPIPALSSSALSAQQTAALYERLLALRRVRDFFPAERAPVASAKLEMARTYRALGQGAMARQALQELEAEFPEQEEVRALAAVESIDMDMAEGRIDSLAGMRTLARLLDNYRQQPPLAVPIAMRLAGLQLATAQHGEALTTYGWVLQHQGENRGAGAESQLRIGDCLLALGRGEEAERAYALVVDRYPEQEAPAAQAMERLLHEELLASDRVALLRRCREVTNVYRLRLPRVAALAQLRAAELLLASGDFEAAQIELAALEADFADQRTVVARSRLLLAKAYQDGGDWRKAVSVLEQAQAEFDTLAGGRWAAAARQALFRALMQSGEQLLQAAYFALAAARYRQALEVAPGDIEAHRGYIQAQYYGRAIDQATREYQARLAQHPDDPVLLYCLGLCLSFKATEQAELYGHQGRIDPELLARSNSILDRALERDYRMVYAYLTKSYNYEMLETYDRLRRSRPQTLPRRLLEAISAPLVSVLRTVTMTKEEAQVRNYERAIDALTVALSLNDEKENPKLEARLCRNLANNYYNLAEFGYQKAYEYYHLTLRFDSTFASRRDEAMMMERMGHCALVLEDFERGPTYLRRAIDLYRDLGREELVLLNIKRLAMLYQVAEDYLSAAEYFEQAIAMETRRGNLEEVRRLHRNLAYNYWLLGEPTDAYAHAIRARDLLDSGKLKEAKGTSSRIQVGVLGWYIPIPFVDLSKMGAIGGSAAFGFTAVEERALVYTILGNILVETKRYEEAIRENEKKLALYRKRKNARAEAAVLNNLGYLQLLKGDPLSAWQQFERSYDLCLKQKIVAGAVVNAINLGQLALLLADPALRDAAATRLDLALSFTEGQSRVLVQRRVQLLNLLGALTLEHQVQHTGEADLEDCVRQTVEAFERAGYAQTYFEEALSLSLMRRLPREEALSRMNLGRCWAVLGEWEHAAQHLLQARRLCQTRGYGDLLWQVNQGLAELADRLDERARRALGLSLPRVYFAEALAELRAVSEAGITRLVLPMERNRHRQLYEECAFHLAAVGDTVGALQTAEEMRAQAFLDATSGEVIRLSSPTRTNLLNWVRTFREELTASELRVRQLSTVLQPNAPELVRWRAARDSLRREYEQAFTRLRQEAPELEGLVTVHAPSLATVQRTLEGGEVALAFLVGDRRTLLWAVTAQRVAMFSIPAGVEAIRHFTEGFLNSSADDSSRLTVAALFQPAAGLLRGARRAIIVPDGPLFQLPMQAALLTSLGQDAPAVTVCSSLNSYLLAASRRTVGGPVVFLADTLLQQPLKELGYVVVLLPTLPGKETPAREVSQVLLGSNIVHWRATWQWQETAPLHSALQLADGQPGFSLRLLDLFEVVSNATVCVIDGGNAAAYGSAAQLLDRLLAFSGTAAGLLVDEGTPREARLAFYDAFYRQLMERPPAEAFRAAVQAVMEEGRGTLSVQLLGYGGMSRVEASTYAERALAGKVRAGLQAEQDKDWGDAVRFYEEALAMATARQDSASIERLRMLIVRASANGGLVRKTIQYQRLLAAEADLKGDTQLQVRRYRNLASLYAQAEDYGAAIAAMEHVIEVARTSHEQLLPELHRELGILHEQAGHYQAAVEQYEASRALYAQAGANEGQALNLSDMGRVALRYLEDYPLALQHLSAALALLEGQAPSATLVEVLNNLGLACEMMADYRAAVDAQRRAREQAERLQLPDKVALCEHYLANLFWKMGDYQEALQHNRQALQAFEKQGDLSLQALALTTRGLIQLSIGNAPQALRDQHSALELAIRTGDLLDQATIRKNIGLVHVTLGDYEKALGEFATAAHLDSTLGSQRGLSYDLRNMGALFLQKGRLTEADQSLQAALALSKAVGDRRNEAQCLYHIGAVRRAQRNWEQAALYLEEAAALARSLFVPEVEWRALHQLGLLQREARRLDESRASLLQAAQVVEQMRARIKVAEHQAGFINDKQEVYADLIDLLIEMGRDEEAFAIAERARSRGFLDMLGNRQLALGARASQELYDALSALEAQMRNVQEEIARLRSVEPERASAPQKERLQQLNGELLRLRGSYESQLVRLKESDPRLADMVTVDPWPSSRLQTLLPPGVAVVEYFVSRDRLFIWLVTSTTLKAWATPLGQEELYKQVDQLRQAINQLSPVTQRSARLWQALLAPVAPSLEGKATLVIIPHGPLHYLPFACLVDPQGRYLIETFALATAPSGTVLGMCMEGGSRFLSTPRQEFRVLALGNPALPGQRRPLPMAAKEVESISRSFAKVDKFLGTAATETVVKSAQSPYDLYLFSCHGEYDPANPLFSSLLLTPDKDNDGRLEAREVFALRMESYLVAMSACETALSSIAGGDEIIGLTRSFVFAGASSLFASLWKVDDLATAVMVKRFVRYLAEDESRARALQRAQLLVMNEVNAHPAYWAAFQLIGDFR, translated from the coding sequence ATGATCTCCCTGCGGCGCGACATATCCGCGGTTGGGGCTCTCTTGTGGCTGCTCGCGGGCCCACTTTCGTGCGGCCTGGCGCATGCGCAAGCACCCCTGCCCCATCAGGTGACCACGCACCCAGCCGACGATTTGAGCCCGTCGCTTTCTCCTGACGGCAAGTGGGTTGCGTTCGCCTCCACGCGGAGCGGCAATCAGGACGTATGGGTGCGACCAGTCCATGGCGGAAAGGCGTACCAGATCACTACACATCAGGCCGACGACTATTGTCCGGCCTGGAGTCGCACCGGTGACCGCCTGGCGTTTGTGTCTAAGCGTTCCGATGCCGCCGGCGACATCTGGATGGTCGAGCTCCGTCGCACCGGCAAAGCGATCCTCGCCAGGGGGGAACCGGTCAGACTCACCGACTATTTAGGCGAAGACGCCTTCCCCTGCTTTTCGCCGGATGGCACAGAGGTGGCCTTCTGTTCGGACCGCACCGGCCGCATGGAGATCTGGGTGCTCAGGCTGCGGTCAAGGTCGCTCAGAAGGGTCACCTCGCAGGGTGGGACCGAGCCCAAGTGGTCGCCCGACGGTACATGGCTGGTCTACACCGCGTTCGACACCCTCCGCCGCAAGAGTGTCATCGCCGTCACCCCTGCGCAGCTGGAGACCCAACCAGAGCTGCCCAGGGAAGTGCCCATCACCGATGGCTCGTGGCTTGACTGCCAACCGGCCTGGTCGCCTACGGGTCACGAGGTCGTCTTCTGCCGCTTCCCCTACGACACCAATCACGATGGCAGAATAACGCCTGATGACAATCCGGTGATTGTCCGTGCGCCGGTCAGTCTGCCGTCGTCCCCCTCGCAGCGTCCTTCGGCGCCGACGGACCTGCAACTGTGGCTCACCAGTGGCGCGGATTTCGCTTTCGCCCCAAACTGGGCGAGCGGCGAATCGGTCTGTTACGCCTCGAATCGCAGCGGTAACCTCGACATCTGGGCGGTGCCTGCAAATGGGCTCATCTCTCGCCAGGCCTCTGCCGCGAGCCAGCTCTCCTATGCGCGTGAGGCTTTTCCCATCCCGGCTTTGTCGTCTTCAGCCCTATCGGCGCAACAGACGGCGGCTCTTTACGAACGCCTCTTGGCCCTCCGGCGGGTACGTGACTTTTTTCCAGCGGAACGGGCCCCTGTGGCCTCGGCCAAGCTTGAGATGGCGCGCACCTATCGCGCTCTTGGGCAGGGAGCCATGGCACGGCAGGCGCTCCAGGAGCTCGAGGCAGAATTCCCCGAACAAGAGGAGGTGCGCGCTCTGGCGGCCGTGGAGAGCATCGACATGGACATGGCCGAAGGGAGGATCGATTCACTCGCTGGAATGCGCACCTTGGCACGCCTTCTGGATAACTATCGGCAGCAACCGCCCCTGGCCGTGCCCATCGCCATGCGCTTGGCAGGCCTGCAGCTTGCCACCGCTCAGCATGGCGAGGCTCTCACCACCTACGGTTGGGTGTTGCAACACCAGGGCGAGAACCGCGGGGCGGGGGCCGAGAGCCAACTTCGCATTGGCGACTGCCTTCTCGCCCTTGGCCGCGGCGAGGAGGCGGAACGTGCCTATGCTTTGGTGGTAGACCGCTATCCGGAACAGGAGGCCCCGGCGGCGCAGGCCATGGAGCGCCTCTTACATGAGGAGTTACTGGCCAGCGACCGAGTGGCCCTCTTGCGCCGCTGCCGTGAGGTGACCAACGTCTACCGCTTGCGCCTGCCGCGGGTTGCCGCCTTGGCGCAACTCCGCGCAGCGGAGCTTCTCCTGGCATCTGGCGACTTCGAGGCGGCGCAGATCGAACTGGCGGCCCTCGAGGCTGACTTCGCGGACCAGCGCACGGTGGTCGCCCGCAGCCGATTGCTCCTTGCCAAAGCTTATCAAGACGGGGGCGACTGGCGCAAAGCGGTGAGCGTTCTCGAACAAGCACAGGCGGAGTTTGACACGCTGGCCGGAGGTCGTTGGGCAGCGGCAGCACGGCAGGCCCTTTTCCGCGCCCTCATGCAATCGGGCGAGCAGCTGCTCCAGGCTGCCTACTTTGCGCTCGCCGCAGCACGTTATCGCCAGGCACTTGAAGTGGCACCCGGGGACATCGAGGCGCACCGGGGCTACATCCAGGCGCAGTACTACGGCCGAGCAATTGACCAGGCCACCCGCGAATACCAGGCGCGCCTGGCGCAACACCCTGATGACCCGGTGCTCCTCTACTGCCTCGGCCTATGCCTTTCGTTCAAAGCCACCGAACAAGCGGAGCTCTATGGCCACCAGGGCCGCATTGACCCTGAGCTCCTGGCTCGCTCCAACAGCATCCTTGACAGGGCCCTCGAGCGCGACTACCGGATGGTGTACGCCTACCTGACCAAGAGCTACAACTACGAGATGTTGGAGACCTATGACCGCTTGCGCCGGAGTAGACCGCAGACGCTCCCGCGAAGGCTCCTTGAGGCGATCTCTGCGCCGCTTGTTTCGGTGCTCAGAACGGTCACCATGACCAAGGAAGAGGCCCAAGTACGCAACTACGAGCGAGCCATCGATGCCCTCACCGTGGCCCTCAGCCTCAATGACGAGAAGGAAAACCCAAAGTTAGAGGCCCGTCTTTGTCGCAATCTGGCCAACAACTACTACAACCTGGCCGAGTTCGGCTATCAAAAGGCCTACGAGTACTACCATCTCACCCTGCGCTTTGATTCCACCTTCGCGAGCCGCCGCGATGAAGCAATGATGATGGAAAGAATGGGCCATTGCGCACTGGTGCTGGAGGACTTTGAACGGGGCCCAACCTACCTGCGCCGCGCCATCGACCTATATCGCGACCTCGGCAGAGAAGAACTGGTGCTGCTCAACATAAAACGGCTGGCCATGCTCTACCAGGTGGCAGAGGACTATCTCTCAGCTGCCGAGTATTTCGAACAGGCGATCGCCATGGAGACGCGACGCGGCAACCTCGAGGAGGTGCGGCGACTCCATCGCAATCTCGCTTACAACTACTGGTTGTTGGGCGAGCCAACCGACGCCTACGCGCATGCCATTCGCGCCCGTGACCTTCTGGACAGCGGCAAGCTGAAGGAAGCGAAGGGCACATCCTCGCGCATTCAGGTCGGCGTGTTAGGGTGGTATATCCCCATACCCTTTGTCGACTTGAGCAAGATGGGGGCGATTGGCGGCAGCGCAGCTTTCGGGTTCACCGCTGTGGAGGAGCGGGCGTTGGTCTACACCATCCTCGGCAACATCCTTGTGGAAACGAAGCGCTACGAGGAAGCCATCCGCGAGAACGAGAAGAAGCTGGCCCTGTACCGCAAACGGAAGAATGCCCGCGCTGAGGCAGCGGTGCTCAACAACCTCGGCTACCTGCAACTGTTGAAGGGGGACCCTCTCAGCGCCTGGCAGCAGTTCGAGCGCAGCTACGACCTTTGTCTGAAGCAGAAGATCGTGGCCGGCGCGGTCGTCAACGCCATCAATCTCGGACAGCTGGCGTTGCTCCTTGCGGATCCGGCGCTACGCGATGCCGCCGCAACCCGGCTGGACCTCGCGTTGAGCTTCACGGAGGGGCAGTCGCGGGTTCTGGTGCAGCGGCGCGTGCAACTTCTCAACCTCCTTGGCGCGCTCACTTTGGAACACCAGGTTCAACACACTGGGGAAGCGGACCTTGAAGACTGCGTGCGGCAAACTGTGGAGGCCTTCGAGCGCGCCGGCTATGCGCAGACGTACTTCGAAGAAGCGCTTAGCCTAAGTCTGATGCGCCGGCTACCACGAGAAGAAGCCCTTTCCAGGATGAATTTGGGGCGCTGCTGGGCCGTGCTCGGCGAATGGGAGCACGCAGCCCAACATCTCCTGCAGGCGCGTCGCCTGTGCCAGACCAGAGGGTACGGCGATCTGCTCTGGCAGGTGAACCAAGGGCTTGCCGAGCTCGCTGACCGCCTCGATGAACGGGCCAGGAGGGCCTTGGGACTGAGCCTCCCGCGGGTCTACTTTGCCGAGGCGCTCGCCGAGTTGCGCGCCGTGAGCGAGGCTGGCATCACGCGCCTGGTGCTTCCCATGGAGCGCAACCGCCACCGCCAATTGTACGAGGAGTGCGCGTTTCATTTGGCGGCCGTCGGCGATACGGTCGGCGCTTTGCAGACCGCAGAGGAGATGCGGGCACAGGCTTTTTTAGATGCCACCTCCGGCGAGGTCATACGCCTGAGCAGCCCCACGCGCACCAATCTGCTCAACTGGGTGCGCACCTTCCGGGAGGAGTTGACAGCGTCGGAGCTTAGGGTGCGGCAGCTGAGCACGGTGCTGCAGCCGAACGCCCCGGAGCTGGTCAGGTGGCGCGCCGCGCGGGATAGCTTGCGCCGCGAATACGAACAGGCCTTCACACGACTCCGCCAGGAAGCGCCTGAACTGGAGGGGCTGGTGACAGTTCACGCCCCCTCGTTAGCGACCGTGCAGCGTACCCTGGAAGGCGGCGAGGTGGCATTGGCCTTTCTGGTGGGCGATCGGCGGACGCTGCTCTGGGCAGTCACGGCCCAGCGTGTGGCCATGTTCAGCATTCCTGCGGGCGTCGAGGCCATTCGCCACTTCACCGAAGGTTTTCTCAACAGCTCAGCAGACGACAGCTCACGCCTGACGGTGGCCGCGCTCTTTCAGCCCGCCGCAGGACTGCTGCGAGGAGCGCGCCGGGCCATTATCGTGCCGGACGGGCCTCTTTTCCAGCTGCCGATGCAGGCGGCACTGCTCACGTCGTTAGGACAGGACGCGCCCGCAGTGACAGTCTGCTCCAGCCTCAACAGCTACCTGCTCGCTGCAAGTCGCCGCACCGTGGGTGGCCCAGTCGTCTTCCTTGCGGACACGCTCCTGCAACAGCCTCTTAAGGAGCTCGGCTACGTGGTTGTCCTCCTGCCCACCTTGCCGGGCAAAGAAACGCCAGCGCGAGAAGTGTCTCAGGTCCTCCTGGGGAGCAACATCGTACACTGGCGAGCCACCTGGCAGTGGCAAGAGACGGCACCGCTGCACTCGGCGTTGCAGTTGGCCGACGGCCAGCCGGGCTTTTCGCTGCGTCTGCTCGACCTCTTCGAGGTGGTATCCAATGCCACCGTGTGCGTCATAGACGGAGGGAACGCGGCAGCGTACGGATCGGCTGCACAACTCCTGGACCGCTTGCTGGCCTTCAGTGGCACCGCTGCGGGCTTGTTGGTGGACGAGGGAACACCGCGCGAGGCACGCCTAGCATTTTACGATGCCTTCTATCGCCAGCTCATGGAAAGACCTCCTGCTGAAGCCTTCCGCGCGGCAGTGCAGGCAGTCATGGAGGAGGGTAGGGGCACTCTGTCCGTTCAGCTCTTGGGTTACGGCGGCATGAGCAGGGTCGAGGCCAGCACCTATGCCGAACGGGCGCTGGCAGGCAAGGTGAGAGCAGGGCTTCAGGCAGAACAGGACAAGGACTGGGGCGATGCGGTGCGATTCTATGAGGAAGCCTTGGCAATGGCCACCGCCCGCCAGGACAGCGCCAGCATCGAGCGCCTCCGCATGCTGATCGTGCGCGCCTCTGCCAACGGGGGCCTTGTGCGCAAGACTATTCAGTACCAACGCTTGCTGGCCGCCGAGGCCGACCTCAAGGGAGATACGCAGCTTCAGGTGCGGCGCTATCGCAACCTCGCTTCGCTGTACGCCCAGGCTGAGGACTATGGCGCAGCCATTGCGGCGATGGAGCACGTCATAGAGGTTGCCAGGACCTCTCACGAGCAACTCTTGCCTGAGCTGCACCGCGAGCTGGGAATTTTGCATGAGCAGGCCGGGCATTATCAGGCTGCGGTTGAGCAATACGAGGCCTCACGCGCGCTGTACGCCCAGGCGGGCGCCAACGAAGGCCAAGCCCTGAACCTCAGCGACATGGGGCGCGTGGCGCTGCGTTACCTGGAAGACTACCCCCTGGCTCTCCAGCACCTGTCTGCTGCCCTTGCGCTGTTGGAGGGCCAAGCGCCCTCGGCAACACTGGTGGAGGTCCTCAACAACCTGGGTCTCGCCTGCGAAATGATGGCCGATTACCGCGCGGCGGTCGACGCGCAGCGTCGGGCCAGAGAACAGGCGGAAAGGCTGCAACTGCCAGACAAGGTGGCCCTGTGCGAACATTACCTTGCCAACCTCTTTTGGAAAATGGGTGACTATCAGGAGGCCCTGCAGCACAACCGGCAAGCCTTGCAGGCCTTCGAGAAGCAGGGCGACTTGTCCCTGCAGGCCCTGGCCCTGACAACGCGAGGGCTCATTCAGCTGAGCATTGGCAACGCACCTCAGGCCTTGCGCGACCAACACAGCGCTTTGGAGCTGGCAATTCGCACGGGCGACCTGCTCGACCAGGCGACAATTCGCAAGAACATTGGGCTGGTGCATGTCACGCTTGGCGACTATGAAAAGGCGCTCGGAGAATTCGCAACGGCAGCCCACCTTGACAGCACTCTCGGCTCGCAACGAGGCCTATCCTATGACCTGCGCAACATGGGTGCCCTGTTCCTGCAGAAGGGTCGGTTGACCGAGGCCGACCAGTCGCTACAGGCAGCTCTCGCATTGAGCAAGGCGGTGGGTGACCGCCGCAACGAAGCGCAATGCCTCTACCACATCGGGGCGGTGCGGCGCGCGCAGCGGAACTGGGAACAGGCTGCTCTTTACTTGGAGGAAGCAGCCGCACTTGCCCGCTCGCTGTTCGTCCCTGAGGTGGAGTGGCGTGCCCTCCACCAACTGGGCTTGCTGCAGCGCGAGGCCCGCCGCCTCGACGAGAGTCGCGCCAGCCTGCTGCAGGCGGCGCAGGTCGTCGAGCAGATGCGCGCCCGCATCAAGGTGGCGGAGCATCAGGCTGGCTTTATCAACGACAAACAAGAGGTCTACGCGGACCTCATCGACCTGCTGATAGAAATGGGACGGGACGAGGAAGCTTTCGCCATTGCGGAACGGGCCCGCTCCCGAGGCTTTTTGGACATGCTCGGCAACCGCCAGCTCGCCCTGGGCGCGCGCGCCAGCCAGGAGCTGTACGATGCCCTCTCGGCCTTGGAAGCGCAGATGCGCAACGTCCAAGAGGAGATCGCCCGCCTCCGCAGTGTCGAACCAGAACGAGCGAGCGCCCCCCAGAAGGAACGGTTGCAACAATTGAACGGGGAGTTGCTTAGGCTGCGCGGCAGCTATGAGAGCCAGCTGGTCAGGCTCAAGGAATCGGACCCCCGCTTGGCAGATATGGTCACCGTCGACCCATGGCCGTCATCTCGCTTGCAGACGCTGTTGCCCCCGGGCGTGGCGGTCGTGGAGTATTTTGTCAGCAGGGACCGCCTCTTCATTTGGCTGGTGACCAGCACGACGCTCAAGGCCTGGGCCACGCCGCTCGGCCAAGAAGAACTCTACAAGCAAGTGGACCAGTTGCGCCAGGCAATCAACCAGCTCTCCCCCGTGACGCAGCGCAGCGCCCGGCTGTGGCAGGCGCTCCTCGCACCGGTCGCCCCCTCTCTGGAGGGCAAGGCCACCCTGGTCATCATTCCGCACGGGCCTCTGCACTACTTGCCCTTTGCGTGCCTGGTGGACCCTCAGGGTCGATATCTGATAGAGACTTTTGCCTTGGCAACCGCGCCCAGCGGCACCGTCCTGGGCATGTGCATGGAGGGCGGAAGCCGGTTTCTTTCCACGCCTCGCCAGGAGTTCCGCGTGCTCGCCTTGGGCAATCCTGCACTGCCAGGCCAGAGGCGACCGCTCCCCATGGCAGCCAAGGAGGTAGAAAGCATCTCCCGGAGCTTTGCCAAAGTGGACAAGTTCCTGGGCACCGCCGCCACCGAGACGGTGGTCAAGAGCGCCCAGAGCCCCTACGACCTCTATCTCTTCTCCTGCCACGGCGAGTACGATCCAGCCAACCCCTTATTTTCCTCGCTGCTCCTGACGCCCGATAAAGACAACGACGGGCGGCTGGAGGCGCGCGAGGTGTTTGCTTTGCGCATGGAGAGCTATCTGGTGGCCATGAGCGCCTGCGAGACAGCGCTGAGCTCTATCGCCGGCGGTGACGAGATCATTGGCCTGACGCGCAGTTTTGTCTTCGCCGGGGCCTCTTCACTGTTTGCCAGCCTGTGGAAAGTCGATGACTTGGCCACGGCGGTCATGGTGAAGCGCTTCGTGCGGTACTTGGCGGAGGACGAAAGCAGAGCCCGTGCGCTCCAGCGCGCGCAACTGCTCGTGATGAATGAGGTTAACGCCCACCCGGCCTACTGGGCAGCGTTCCAGTTGATAGGCGACTTTCGGTAA
- the dgt gene encoding dNTP triphosphohydrolase, with the protein MAQVMEHAVTIRSRLQLEAIEERILAPYAARSSQGETTRLYPEEPHPYRTAFQRDRDRLVHSRAFRRLKHKRQVFLTDEGDHYRTRLTHTLEVSQLSRTLAKALGLNEELVEAIALGHDLGHTPFGHIGEVVLGKIMAGEDTLDGLLSSEPLGGFKHNYQSLRVVDHIERKYARPGLNLTAPVREGILKHTRLQEGIHYPDFQSEGLHLEQEVAGTLEGQVVAICDEIAQHTHDLEDGIRAGFVALDQVRKVGIVQRLEREQRIDALCERDPFLYRNLLIKALIDALISDLLHTSVRNLERLRKMGPFPKRFTQVVVHFSDELEPLHRELDEFIDEEIIYHASIYRADDVAVRTIRELFKFYLRFPSQLPEYVLGRLSSRGNRPQLVRAICDHIAGMSDNYAQTELTRVEQIVRNMDESRSQGATTDQELA; encoded by the coding sequence ATGGCGCAAGTCATGGAACATGCCGTAACCATCAGGTCGCGTCTACAGTTGGAGGCGATCGAAGAGAGGATATTGGCCCCTTATGCCGCCCGGTCATCGCAAGGAGAAACGACCCGCCTGTACCCTGAGGAGCCACATCCTTATCGCACCGCCTTCCAACGTGATCGCGACCGCTTGGTGCACTCCCGCGCCTTCAGGCGACTGAAGCACAAGCGCCAGGTATTCCTCACCGACGAGGGCGACCACTACCGCACGCGCCTCACGCACACGCTTGAGGTCTCCCAGCTGTCGCGCACCTTGGCCAAGGCGCTAGGGCTCAACGAAGAGCTGGTGGAGGCGATCGCCCTAGGCCATGACCTTGGCCACACGCCCTTCGGGCACATAGGCGAGGTGGTCTTGGGCAAAATTATGGCTGGCGAAGACACCCTGGACGGCCTGCTGAGCTCCGAACCGTTGGGCGGCTTCAAGCACAACTACCAGAGCCTGCGCGTGGTGGACCATATCGAACGCAAGTACGCGCGGCCCGGGCTGAACCTCACGGCACCGGTGCGCGAAGGCATTCTCAAGCACACGCGACTGCAGGAGGGGATACACTACCCCGACTTTCAGAGCGAGGGCCTCCACCTCGAACAGGAGGTGGCTGGCACCTTGGAGGGGCAGGTGGTGGCCATCTGTGACGAGATCGCTCAACACACCCATGACCTGGAAGACGGCATCCGCGCCGGCTTTGTGGCGCTTGACCAGGTGCGCAAGGTGGGCATTGTCCAACGCCTGGAGCGCGAGCAGCGCATCGACGCGCTGTGCGAACGCGACCCCTTCCTGTATCGCAATCTGCTCATCAAAGCCCTGATTGATGCCCTCATCTCCGACCTCCTGCACACCAGCGTGCGCAACTTGGAGCGGCTGAGGAAGATGGGACCCTTCCCCAAGCGGTTCACGCAGGTGGTCGTGCACTTTAGCGACGAGTTAGAGCCACTCCACCGGGAACTGGATGAGTTCATCGACGAGGAGATTATCTACCATGCCTCAATCTACCGGGCCGACGATGTTGCGGTACGCACCATTCGCGAGCTTTTCAAGTTCTATCTTCGCTTTCCGTCGCAACTGCCGGAGTATGTGCTGGGTCGCCTCTCCTCCCGGGGGAATCGACCACAATTAGTGCGGGCGATCTGTGACCATATCGCGGGCATGAGCGACAACTACGCCCAGACGGAATTGACCCGCGTGGAACAGATCGTGCGCAACATGGACGAGAGTCGATCGCAAGGGGCCACTACCGACCAGGAGCTTGCGTGA
- a CDS encoding energy-coupling factor transporter ATPase, which produces MRLTLDNVSYRYRQAAPGARVALDRVSLEIKEREFVALVGPSGSGKTTLIQHFTGLLRPTAGRVLVDGQELPERGPALTALRRRIGLVFQFPELQLFEETVFDDVAFGPRRLGLSEQEIATRVEWALRAMGLDPAAFASRSPHRLSEGEKRRVAVAGVLAMDPEMLVLDEPTAGMDPASVRRIADVLRNLHDAGKTIVLVSHNIDLVYRLAQRVIVLATGRVVFDGPKEELVAHEALLVRHGLALPRLLRVLRRNPPPLPVDVRQLLSLEEVERALQSLK; this is translated from the coding sequence GTGAGGCTGACGCTGGACAACGTCTCCTACCGCTATCGCCAGGCAGCACCGGGCGCCCGCGTGGCGCTTGACCGCGTGAGTCTGGAGATCAAGGAGCGCGAGTTTGTCGCCTTGGTGGGGCCAAGCGGCTCGGGCAAGACGACCCTCATCCAGCATTTCACCGGCCTTCTCCGCCCGACCGCCGGGCGCGTTCTGGTAGACGGCCAGGAGTTGCCCGAGCGCGGGCCCGCGCTCACTGCCTTGCGCCGCCGCATCGGGCTGGTATTCCAATTTCCCGAACTGCAACTTTTCGAGGAAACGGTCTTTGATGACGTGGCCTTTGGGCCGCGCAGACTGGGCCTCTCGGAACAGGAAATTGCAACGCGGGTGGAGTGGGCCCTGCGCGCAATGGGCCTCGACCCCGCAGCTTTTGCTTCTCGCTCCCCGCACCGCCTCAGTGAAGGCGAGAAACGGCGGGTGGCGGTGGCCGGGGTGCTGGCAATGGACCCCGAAATGCTTGTCCTGGACGAACCCACCGCTGGCATGGACCCCGCAAGCGTTCGTCGGATTGCCGATGTTCTCAGGAACTTGCACGACGCCGGCAAGACGATAGTTCTTGTCTCCCACAATATCGACCTGGTGTACCGCCTGGCCCAACGCGTGATCGTGCTCGCGACAGGCCGGGTGGTGTTCGACGGCCCGAAGGAAGAGCTTGTTGCACACGAGGCTCTCCTTGTGCGCCACGGATTGGCGTTACCACGTCTGCTGCGCGTGCTGCGGCGAAATCCCCCGCCGCTGCCAGTTGACGTGCGGCAGCTTCTCTCGTTGGAAGAAGTAGAGCGAGCGCTGCAGAGCTTGAAGTGA